The following nucleotide sequence is from Paeniglutamicibacter kerguelensis.
AGCGGCGAGGCAGCACTGTCCATGGTGCTCGACGAGGGCGTGCACATCTTCGCGGGCGTCCCCACCATGTACGTGGGACTCTTGGAGGCCGCAAAGTCGCGCCCGGAAGCCGCCCCGGAACTGCGCTACGCGGTCTCCGGCGGCGCCTCGCTCCCCCTGACCGTACTCGAGGGATTCAACGCACGCTTCGGTGCGCTCATCCACGAGGGCTACGGGCTGACCGAGACATCCCCGGTCGCCAGCTTCAACCACGTCGGCAAGGAACCGCGCCCCGGGACCATCGGCCAGCCGATCTGGGGCGTCGAGGTGGAGATCGCCCGCGCCGAGGTCCACGACGCCATCGAGCTGCTGCCGCGCGGAGAACTCGGGGAGCTCGTGGTGCGCGGGCACCTGCTCTTCTCGGGCTACCTCAACCGCCCGGCGGCCACAGCGGAGGCGGTCGTCGACGGCTGGTTCCGGACTGGGGACCTGGGCACCAAGGACGCGGACGACTACGTGACCATCGTCGACCGCAAGAAGGACATGATCCTGCGCAACGGCTACAACGTGTACCCGCGCGAGGTCGAGGAAGCTCTGATCACCCACCCGGACATCGTCAACGTCGCCGTCTTCGGCGTGCACGACGACAAGCACGGCCAGGAGGTCGCCGCAGCGGTCACCCTGGTTGCCGGAAGCACGCTGACCGGGCAGGAAATCAGTGCGTACGGGGAATCGCGCCTGGCGGCCTACAAGTACCCGCGCCGCATCGAGATCCTCACCGAGTTCCCGCTGGGCCCCAGCGGGAAGATCCTCAAGCGTGAGCTCGTCGCCAGGTACCAGGAGTCCTAGGCGCCGGTGTCCCGGGTACCCTGCTCCCCTGCCCATCGGTCCGCGCGCGACGCATTCAGTCGCGCGCGGCCGTCCCCAGGCTGAACGCCCCCTCGAAACGCGGCACACCGGGCTGGTAGAAGGTTTCCAGCTTGGTGATGCGGAATCCCGCCTCGCGCAGCATTTCGACATTCGACCGGGTCAGGTGGCAACCGCCGGCCAGGGCCTTCTGCACGGGTTCAATCCGGTGCTGCCACCGCGCAACGCGCTCGTCGGGCGCCAGCCCGTGTTCCAGGAAGTGGAGTTCCCCTCCGGGCTTCAGCACGCGGCGCAACTCGGCCAGTGCCGCTGCCGGGTCAGGGATGGTGCACAGCGTGAAGGTGCTCAGCGCGGCCTCGAAGCTCCCGTCCGCCTCGGCCAGCCACTGCCCGTCCAGGGAACCGCGCACCACCTTGACCGCCGAGGCATCCCGGGCCATGGTCGACAGCTTCCAGGCCGCGTCGGACGGTTCGACCGCCACAACGCAATCCACCGCAGACGGGTAGTGCCCGACGTTGCTGCCCGAGCCGAAGCCGATTTCCACGACATTTCCGTACAGGGACGCGCAGACCAGCTCTCGCAGCGGCACCAGGCTCTTGTTGCCGCAGGAAACCGCGATCAAGCGGGGCAGCACCAGCCGTTCGTAGATGTTGGGCATTTTGCGCTCCGTTCTTTGGCCTCGGCACCGCTTTAAGTGTGGCCGCCCGCCGTTGCCCGGGCAACGGCGGGCGGACGGTTCGAGCGCGACAGGAGCAGCATGCAGATCCGAAGCCGTGACCCGGCGACGCCGGGTTGGAGTCCAGGCTCCCGGCTGCGTGGCGAGCACCTCCAGCAAGGTGCGCGCGAAAATCCGGACATGTCCATTGGGGTCTCCCGCCGAGAAGCCGCGTTCGCCGTACACAGGGACTTCGGGATCGCTGGTGATCCCGACAGCGGCATCACGTGCACGCAGCCGGAGCGCGTCGACGCGGTCGACCTGGGCATGCACGCTTGGGTGTCAGTGCTGGCGGTTCCCTGATTTCACAGGGGAGGCAGAGGGGACTGCTCTCGGCTTGGTTGATTTGCCGGGCTGATGGTTCCTTGGCCG
It contains:
- a CDS encoding class I SAM-dependent methyltransferase gives rise to the protein MPNIYERLVLPRLIAVSCGNKSLVPLRELVCASLYGNVVEIGFGSGSNVGHYPSAVDCVVAVEPSDAAWKLSTMARDASAVKVVRGSLDGQWLAEADGSFEAALSTFTLCTIPDPAAALAELRRVLKPGGELHFLEHGLAPDERVARWQHRIEPVQKALAGGCHLTRSNVEMLREAGFRITKLETFYQPGVPRFEGAFSLGTAARD
- a CDS encoding long-chain-fatty-acid--CoA ligase → MNTPAANATLSVAAILVESARRHTDRPAITFGGVSTSYGELWDQTRAYAGALRDAGIGEGDRVAVLIPNVTDFARVYYAILSLGAVAVPIHALLKRHEIEYMLADAEVKTMVCAAPLLGEGAPGAQAAGAEVLTVLSPEAGQFPRLEDLAATAMPIETYLPRNPLDIATILYTSGTTGKPKGALGTHLALVEQVNVILLNTLDIRVGDKIFGGLPLFHTFGQTVVLNAGLRAGAELLLMPKFSGEAALSMVLDEGVHIFAGVPTMYVGLLEAAKSRPEAAPELRYAVSGGASLPLTVLEGFNARFGALIHEGYGLTETSPVASFNHVGKEPRPGTIGQPIWGVEVEIARAEVHDAIELLPRGELGELVVRGHLLFSGYLNRPAATAEAVVDGWFRTGDLGTKDADDYVTIVDRKKDMILRNGYNVYPREVEEALITHPDIVNVAVFGVHDDKHGQEVAAAVTLVAGSTLTGQEISAYGESRLAAYKYPRRIEILTEFPLGPSGKILKRELVARYQES